One Alnus glutinosa chromosome 3, dhAlnGlut1.1, whole genome shotgun sequence genomic region harbors:
- the LOC133864972 gene encoding polygalacturonase QRT3-like encodes MKIKAMMPRKYMLVKLILGFVYTNVILDSGESSYPGVDSGYHDQMRRMALVKTTHIVHNSVSQPQSYSSIPLVLSKSRVIHVTDYGADPTGRLDSTEALQQAISDAFGSPVDTHLMEGVADLGGTEVHLDGGTYKISRPLRLPDTSGGNFMIHGGSLRASDDFPTDRHLIELWPSTASLLYEDVTLKDLMINSNFRGGGISIINSLRTTIDNCYVSHFTTNGILIKEGHETYVRNCFIGQHINVGGDSREKNFSGIGINIMGNDNAVTDVVIFSASIGIMVSGQANVLTGIHCYNKATRWGGSGIYIKAPGLTQTRIVNSYFDFTGVVAEDPVQLQITGSFFLGNAFVLMKSLAGVVCGVNIADNMFSGDYTGVEIVQLDQSNGPFTNIDQVIVDRNNVRGMIMKSTVARGTVWSNKTTWTVDFSKVLLFPNLIRNVHYTLHAGATFPKHILRNVSGNRVTVEADMAVSATLHVSVDQSMVGYI; translated from the exons ATGAAGATAAAAGCTATGATGCCCAGGAAATATATGTTAGTGAAGCTGATTTTGGGATTTGTGTATACAAATGTAATTCTTGATTCCGGAGAGAGCTCTTACCCCGGCGTCGACAGTGGATATCATGATCAAATGCGGCGTATGGCTTTGGTCAAGACTACACATATCGTCCACAATAGCGTCTCTCAACCACAAAGCTATTCATCAATACCACTG GTATTATCAAAATCTCGGGTTATTCACGTGACAGATTATGGTGCTGACCCGACAGGGAGATTGGACAGCACAGAAGCACTTCAGCAAGCTATTTCTGACGCTTTCGGATCCCCAGTTGATACCCACTTGATGGAAGGTGTTGCTGATCTTGGAGGAACAGAGGTTCATCTGGATGGTGGGACATACAAGATCAGCCGTCCATTACGTTTACCTGATACTAGCGGTGGTAACTTCATG ATTCATGGAGGATCACTTCGTGCATCAGATGATTTTCCAACTGATCGCCATCTCATCGAGCTGTGGCCATCCACGGCTTCTTTGTTGTACGAAGACGTTACACTCAAGGACCTTATGATAAACTCTAATTTTAGAGGTGGAGGTATTTCCATTATCAATTCACTAAGAACAACTATAGACAATTGCTACGTTTCACATTTCACTACAAACGGTATACTTATAAAAGAAGGGCACGAAACCTACGTTAGAAATTGTTTCATCGGCCAACACATCAATGTTGGCGGTGACAGCCGCGAAAAGAACTTCTCCGGCATCGGAATTAACATCATGGGCAACGATAATGCGGTCACTGACGTGGTCATTTTCTCGGCATCAATAGGAATAATGGTATCGGGGCAAGCCAACGTGCTCACCGGGATACATTGCTACAACAAGGCGACGAGATGGGGTGGGAGTGGAATTTACATCAAGGCACCCGGATTGACCCAAACCCGAATCGTGAATAGTTATTTTGATTTCACGGGTGTTGTAGCTGAGGACCCGGTCCAACTCCAAATAACCGGTTCGTTCTTCCTTGGAAACGCCTTCGTTTTGATGAAGTCATTGGCAGGCGTTGTATGCGGCGTGAATATTGCTGACAATATGTTCTCGGGTGATTATACTGGGGTGGAAATAGTTCAATTAGACCAATCCAATGGACCATTCACTAACATTGACCAAGTGATTGTTGATCGAAATAATGTGCGGGGCATGATTATGAAATCAACGGTAGCTAGGGGGACAGTGTGGAGTAACAAGACCACGTGGACTGTAGATTTCTCAAAAGTCCTATTGTTTCCGAACCTAATAAGAAACGTGCATTACACGTTGCATGCGGGTGCTACGTTTCCTAAACATATTTTACGGAATGTGTCCGGGAACCGTGTCACAGTAGAGGCGGACATGGCCGTATCAGCGACATTGCACGTGTCGGTGGATCAAAGCATGGTTGGTTACATATGA